Genomic DNA from Rhodothermus bifroesti:
CTTGGACCTGAAACCAACGCCAATGTCCCCGGGCCGTTCGCAAGCGCAGCAGCCAAAAGGCCCGCCGCTTACCAGCACGATGCATGGCGTGCAGGTCATGCCGAACCTGCTGCAGATTTCGACTATGGACATGGGTGAAAAAACAGGTATCCAGGGGTTGTTGCGGACTATACTCCAACAGCGTGTAAACCGGAGGGGTAAGGTGATGGATTTCCCCTGAAGTATCCACAACGATCAGCGGTAGATGGCGATCCATGCGCAAATTGGACTGAAAGCGCTTCCTATCCGACACTGTCGAACCAGCCAGTAATGGTTCTCGGGTCATGGCTTTACCCCTGGGTTTGGGAATTGAGCTCCTAGGATGAACATTAACAAGAATCTTTTGCTTTTGCAAGCGGTTCCGGTGAACGAAATCGTAAAAAATACTGCGCTAAACAACTGTCGCCATGCGTATCGTCTCCCTATTTCCAGCAGCTACCGAGTGGGTATGTACTTTTGGCGCACAGGAAGCGCTGGTCGGACGCTCGCATGCCTGTGATTATCCGCCGGAGATTCTCGACCGGCCGGTGCTCACGCGTCCCCGCATCGATCCCACGCAGTACGCAGCGGCGATTGACCAGGACGTTCGGGCTTTGCAGCTTCAAGGGCTGAGCCTTTATGAAATCGACTGGGAGCAGCTGCAAAGGCTGAGGCCTGAATTGATCCTCACGCAGACCCAGTGCTCGGTCTGTGCTGTTTCTTTGGATGTACTGGAGACCGAGCTGGCCACGTGGCCTGAAGAGCACCGCCCACAGCTGCTCGCGATGGCCCCTGCAACACTCAAGCAAGTGCTGGACGCAGCCTTGATGCTTGGTCGTGCCATTGGTCGGTTGCAAGAGGCTATAGAAGTGCTCGCCCATGCTGAAAAACGGCTACGAGAGCTTCGGGATTACTTAGGCCTGCATCGCCGTACTGATCCGACAGCGTTGCCAACAGTGGCCTGCTTAGAGTGGTTGGACCCGCTCATTGCTGCTGGCCACTGGATGCCTGATGTGGTCGAGATGGCGGGTGGGCAAGCGGTGCTGGCAAGTCCGGGACAGCCCTCTCGAACGATCACCTGGGAGATGTTGCTTGCCGCTGACCCCGACGTCGTGCTGCTGATGCCATGTGGCTTTTCCATAGCACAAACGCTTCGAGAACTTCCTAGGCTCATGGAGCAGCCCCAATGGCACGCTTTACGCGCTGTCCAGGAAGGCCGGGTGTATGTTTTAGACGGTAACGCTTATTTTAACCGCCCTGGTCCCCGTCTTTATCGTTCGATCGCCTTGGTAGCTGCTTGCCTATATCCAGATCGCCTACCTCCCCAGTTGCTCGGTCTTAAACCGTGGGAGCTGCAGCTGCTGAGCTCAGCACCAGCAACCTAAGCGGAGTGTAGTGTCTGTCGCAGCAGAGCCTCCAGGGCCAGCATGGCTTGCGCCCCCTCAAGCAGCGTGCGTAGTTCCATCAGCTCTGCGCGGCTAAAAGTATAGTATACCCTGCTCCCTTCAGTGCGTCCAACAAGCGACATAAGGCACA
This window encodes:
- a CDS encoding ABC transporter substrate-binding protein, producing MRIVSLFPAATEWVCTFGAQEALVGRSHACDYPPEILDRPVLTRPRIDPTQYAAAIDQDVRALQLQGLSLYEIDWEQLQRLRPELILTQTQCSVCAVSLDVLETELATWPEEHRPQLLAMAPATLKQVLDAALMLGRAIGRLQEAIEVLAHAEKRLRELRDYLGLHRRTDPTALPTVACLEWLDPLIAAGHWMPDVVEMAGGQAVLASPGQPSRTITWEMLLAADPDVVLLMPCGFSIAQTLRELPRLMEQPQWHALRAVQEGRVYVLDGNAYFNRPGPRLYRSIALVAACLYPDRLPPQLLGLKPWELQLLSSAPAT
- a CDS encoding PAS domain-containing protein — protein: MTREPLLAGSTVSDRKRFQSNLRMDRHLPLIVVDTSGEIHHLTPPVYTLLEYSPQQPLDTCFFTHVHSRNLQQVRHDLHAMHRAGKRRAFWLLRLRTARGHWRWFQVQAHNALQDYGGIVLHLRPI